One segment of Pseudomonadota bacterium DNA contains the following:
- a CDS encoding VOC family protein — MKIEKIDHICFAVKDLEQTKRIYREDFGLMPTCEYTAESEKIKVARYCIGEVAVEFMESTAPDGEVAKFIDNRGEGAFLISYKVDDLSKAMLELKEKNIKLIDSKPRELFGTRYAFVHHPNKLHGVLTELLEGDFDINKK, encoded by the coding sequence ATGAAGATAGAGAAGATTGACCATATCTGTTTTGCGGTAAAAGACCTTGAACAAACGAAAAGGATATACAGAGAAGATTTCGGGTTAATGCCAACATGTGAATATACTGCGGAATCAGAAAAAATCAAAGTAGCACGGTATTGTATAGGTGAAGTGGCTGTAGAATTTATGGAATCAACTGCACCGGATGGAGAAGTCGCTAAATTTATTGATAACAGAGGAGAAGGCGCCTTCCTTATATCGTACAAAGTAGATGACCTTTCAAAGGCAATGTTGGAGCTTAAAGAAAAAAACATCAAACTTATTGATAGCAAACCAAGAGAGCTCTTCGGGACAAGATATGCCTTCGTACATCACCCCAATAAGCTCCACGGGGTGCTTACCGAGCTTCTGGAAGGGGATTTCGATATTAACAAGAAATAA